A genomic stretch from Helianthus annuus cultivar XRQ/B chromosome 1, HanXRQr2.0-SUNRISE, whole genome shotgun sequence includes:
- the LOC110897460 gene encoding cationic peroxidase 1 gives MASSPSFHMYSLPTCIMCLCVLIETTSGQLSANFYGSSCPNFSSIISSAVNSAVSNEARMGASLLRLHFHDCFVNGCDASVLLDDSANFTGEKTAGPNNNSLRGFDVIDTIKSQLENSCPGVVSCADMLAAAARDSVVALGGPSWNLTFGRRDSTTASLSAANSNIPAPTLNLSGLITSFSNQGFTTNEMVALSGSHTIGQARCTVFRARIYNETNINSSLATSLRANCPSSGGDNNLSPLDVVSPTSFDNAYFSNLLNQNGLLHSDQELFNNGSTDAQVRTYSSNAATFSTDFANAMVKMSNLNPLTGSSGEVRTNCRRTN, from the exons ATGGCTTCTTCGCCATCTTTTCACATGTATAGCCTACCAACATGCATAATGTGTTTATGTGTGTTAATTGAGACAACTTCAGGTCAACTTTCAGCCAACTTTTATGGTAGCTCATGCCCTAATTTTAGCTCCATCATATCAAGTGCTGTGAACTCCGCGGTCTCAAATGAAGCTCGAATGGGAGCTTCTTTACTTCGTCTACATTTCCATGATTGCTTTGTTAAC GGTTGTGATGCATCAGTGCTACTTGATGACAGTGCAAATTTCACAGGAGAAAAAACAGCTGGACCTAATAATAATTCATTGAGAGGATTTGATGTTATTGACACCATCAAATCTCAACTAGAGAATTCATGCCCAGGAGTCGTCTCGTGTGCCGATATGTTAGCAGCCGCTGCACGTGATTCCGTTGTAGCA CTCGGCGGGCCAAGTTGGAACCTGACGTTTGGGAGGAGGGACTCTACAACCGCTAGTTTAAGTGCCGCAAATTCCAACATTCCAGCACCTACTTTGAACCTTAGTGGTCTCATTACATCCTTTTCAAACCAAGGATTTACAACTAATGAAATGGTTGCTCTATCAG GATCTCATACTATTGGCCAAGCAAGGTGTACAGTGTTTCGAGCTCGCATCTACAACGAAACCAACATAAATTCATCACTTGCTACATCATTAAGAGCGAATTGTCCATCAAGTGGTGGTGACAATAATCTGTCTCCGTTAGATGTTGTTTCTCCCACGTCATTCGACAATGCATACTTCAGTAATTTGTTGAACCAAAATGGTTTATTGCATTCTGATCAAGAGCTTTTTAATAATGGTTCAACTGATGCCCAAGTAAGAACATACAGCTCAAATGCGGCAACCTTCTCGACTGACTTTGCAAATGCAATGGTCAAGATGAGTAACCTTAACCCATTGACGGGATCAAGTGGCGAAGTAAGGACCAATTGCCGAAGAACGAATTGA